A window of Pirellulales bacterium contains these coding sequences:
- a CDS encoding isoprenyl transferase: protein MTASEARLPRHIAVIMDGNGRWAQRQGLPRIEGHRRGVATVRRTTEECTRLGIEQLTLYCLSSENWKRPQEELDFLMHLLEQYMIEERSTIMEQNISVRMIGRREGIPPATLAEMDQTIAMTASNSGTRLCLAINYGGRAELLDMVRRVVADVESGQLEPATFSEATIQDRLYTAGMPDPDLLIRTAGEMRVSNFLLWQISYAEIWVTDRCWPEFEEADLHRAIEAYAARQRRFGGLTA, encoded by the coding sequence ATGACCGCCAGCGAAGCCCGATTGCCGCGGCACATCGCGGTCATCATGGACGGCAACGGCCGCTGGGCGCAGCGGCAGGGTTTGCCGCGCATCGAAGGGCATCGCCGCGGCGTGGCCACGGTCCGCCGCACCACCGAGGAATGCACCCGCCTCGGTATCGAGCAACTGACGCTGTATTGCCTCTCCAGCGAAAACTGGAAGCGCCCGCAGGAGGAACTCGATTTCCTCATGCACTTGCTCGAGCAATACATGATCGAAGAACGTTCGACGATCATGGAGCAAAACATTTCGGTTCGCATGATCGGCCGCCGCGAAGGGATTCCGCCGGCCACGCTGGCGGAAATGGATCAAACCATCGCCATGACGGCGTCGAATTCCGGCACCCGGCTTTGCCTGGCAATCAACTACGGCGGGCGGGCCGAATTGCTCGATATGGTCCGCCGCGTGGTGGCCGATGTGGAATCCGGGCAACTCGAGCCGGCCACATTTTCAGAAGCGACAATTCAAGATCGGCTCTACACGGCGGGGATGCCCGACCCCGACCTATTGATCCGCACGGCCGGTGAAATGCGGGTCAGCAATTTTCTTCTTTGGCAGATCAGCTACGCCGAGATCTGGGTGACCGACCGTTGCTGGCCCGAGTTCGAGGAAGCCGATTTGCATCGGGCGATCGAGGCCTATGCCGCCCGCCAGCGCCGCTTTGGCGGATTGACGGCGTA